From the Endozoicomonas sp. Mp262 genome, the window GACTGGACATCAATGTTTGATGCATGCTGGCTGAACGGCGCTTGATACCACTCATGGGTAATTCCCCTTCCATGCGCAGCCCGCGTTCGATACAGCTATGCATAACATCCCAGATAGCATCTATCTTTTTGTATACCAGATCCAGGTCCCCATTATGGCGAGCCTTTTCATTTTCAATCGTCAACTGGGCAATGGTGAGCTGGTGCTTCTTGCACAGTGCAACAAGTTCTTCGGCATTTTTGAAAGGGTAGGGGATAGCTTCCGGCTCTTTCTTGCTTTCACCGGCATTATCTGTGGTGTTAAATTCATCTGCACAGACGACGAAACCCCCACCAATGGAAAGATAGGATTTATAGTAGACGACAATGCCATTAGCATCTGCAGCAAATATCCGCATGCCATTGGGATGTTCTGGCAATGTCTCTCCGTTATGAAAGATGAGCTGGCTGTCATAGTCAAAATCGATGGTATGTTCACCGGCCAGCTTTAATTTTTTTTGTTGCTTGATCTCTTCAAAAATTCGATCGGCATCATCAGGGTCGATGGTATCAGGACGGTGACCGGCAAGACCTAACAGCGTTGCCTTGTCAGTGCCGTGGCCAATGCCTGTCAATGCAAGAGAACCGTATAGACCAACGCGAACCGACTTAATGGTGGATAGAATTCCTTTTTCCCGCAGTTCGTTCAGAAAACGATGACCAGCCCACATTGGACCCACGGTATGGGAACTGGATGGGCCAATGCCCGTTTTGAAGATATCAAAAATGCTAAGCATGAAGAGAGTCGTCTTCTATAAAGTTTGTGATAGTTTGCCAGCTTATGACAGGGATCAGTATTAGAGAAGGGGTGTATAACACCCCCGGATTTCCGAAATATTACAGCAATTGAGAGGCGATAAAGCCGGTAATTGCGATAGCACCCATGATCAGTGTGAAGATATTCGCAGCAGACTGGTATTTCTTCATGGCAGGTACTCTCTTCACTGCGTAAACTGGCATGATAAACAAAATACTGGCGATGACCGGTGCAACCATGGACTCAATCATACCCATAACACTGATATTAAAGTAGGCGGCAGCCCAAACACTCAGTGTGATAAATACCATGGTAATGGAGTTCAGTTTTTTCAGGTTGATTTTGGCGTTAGGGTTCTTGTTTTTGATCTGCTTGATAATCAGGCCATTTAATCCTTCGCTGGTTCCCATATAGTGACCAAAGAAAGAAGAGGTGATGGCAACCAGGGCAACAATTTGGGCCAGCCAGCCAAAGATGGCGTTGTCAGTACGCTCTGCAAATACAGAAAGAATAGGCAGGTTTGCTGCTTTTGCCGCTTGCAGCTCCGCAGGGGACAGGGTTAAAACACAGCTGTAGACAAACAGCATGGTGAAGCCAACCAGGAGCATAGTGGTGCGCTTAAGTGTCCTGCTGGCCTGGGGTTCTGCGTTGTTGCCCAGCTCTTTCCGGTAAGCGGAGGAAAAAGATGAAATCGCCGGAGAGTGGTTGAATGCAAATACCAGTACCGGAATTGTCAGGAAGATAGTGCGAATGAACTCAGGGGCTGTAGGCGCTACATCAAACTGGGCCATATTCCACTGGGGAATCAGGTATAGCGATGTTCCCACCAGTACCGCAATCAGGGGGTAGACAATGGAGCTACAAACTTTTAGCACCACCTGCTGACCACAGACCATGACGCCCACCAGGCCTCCAACCAGCACGAAGCTCAGGAGGGCACGTGAAGGCGCGGCTTCCATGCCCAGCTGGTTAACCAGCAGGCTGCTGACGGTGTTGGTGATGCCAATGCCATAAATCATCAGGATGGGGAAGATGGCCAGAAAGTAGCCCAGGGTAATCAGACTACCCGCTTTGTGACCAAAGTGCTCGGTTACGGTATCGGTAATATCTGCATTGGCATGGGAGGATGACAGGCAGAAGCGGGTCAGGCCCCGGTGTGCCAGAAAAGTCATTGGGCCAATCAGCAGGGTCATGGCGATTAGGGGCCAGATACCACCGAGTCCAGCATTGATAGGAAGGAATAAAACGCCAGCACCCACTGCGGTGCCAAACAGAGTGAGCATCCACTGTGTGTCGCGTTTTTGCCAGGTTGTTTCTGTAGTCCCCCCTTGGGGGATTGCCTGTGCGATATTCTGAGACATAACTGCCGCCTGAAGGTTAAAAAATCGTCAATGGTGCGGAACTTTACAGGTTTTCAGGTTCAAATGTATTGACATAGGGTTATGGTGAATTTTCCAACATTTATGTTAGTATCGCGCACTTTTTTTTTTCTAACACAATCTCCTCAGTATTTTTGACTGCTATCTTGGTTGATGATTCCGTGGCTAGTTCGGCATTTACCCTTGTTTTTGGAAATGGTACTTAAAGGGTTAATTTAAAAGTTATTATTAAGTTGTTTTTAATAGGAAAATATATAAATGCCCCTTAGCCCTGGCGACTAAATTTGGAGAACGGCTCTTTGAAAAGGGAAAGCGGAGGTAGTGAATAACATTATCTAGCCTATAACTGCTACGTGGGAGGTTTGTTTATGAATTACCGTTTACGAAGAAAATATTACGAAGATGCTGGAGTATGAAAGTATGAAAGAGCTTTTTTGTTATTTACTTTTCTTTGCAGTAATTAATATCTTTTTAGTATTAATCCCGCACAATGCTTATGCAAAGCCCTGCTGCGCCAAAAGGGTTTATTATACAAGTGAGGATAACAAAACCAAAATAACAGGTTGCCAAAAAGTCGTTAATTGCCTCTACGCTGGTTTTGATATTGTGTTATCTGCAGAAAACCCGGGATCCAGGTTAAACAATACATCAGGATATTGCCCCTATTGTTGTCCAATTCCGGTGTTTGACAGGGAGGGGCAGCGTATCCCTGATAATTCTGTGTCAATTGGAGGAGAAAGCCACCTGACATTGACTATAGGTATTTTGTATCAACGGATTGAACAAGGTTTACAGGCTGCCAGTCAACAACCTTATCATTTCCATCCTGAGGGCTATCTCGAAAAGTGGTTGATGCCTATGAGGGTTGTTGGCAGCTTTTGCGGTCCTGAAATGTTGATATTTCCCAATGGAGGGCAGTACATTAATTATCTGCTGGACGCAAATCAACAGCTGGTGCCTTTGTCTCAACATGACGCATACCCGATCGTTGACGAAGCAACAGACTCTCGCTATGTAACAGCAGACTCACGTTATTTCGCAGGGGCAGCTTTAACAATCCCCAAAAAAGCGAGTGAGGATAATATTGAAGACTATAACCAGCAAGTAGAAGTGATGGTGGCAGTGCCATCAGGCGCTCAGCCAATAGAAGTTGTCGCTGATGAATCACTGTCAGAAATAGTGAGCATTAAAAACAGAGCTGCAAAGGCGATCGCCCTGACATGTCTGGGGGTGCAGCGAATGTTTTTTAATGCCTGGGGTATGAACATGGATGACCCGAAGGCAGGCTGTCAATATTGTCGGGGAATCGGCAAGGCGCTAATGGCCAGGGTGTATCAGTTTTTGAAACATTATCAAACAAGGAAAGATGATGACCAGAACGCAAAAGTAATCAGGGCGCTTGGAGACGAGCTTTATTCATCTTGTCCACATTTCGTGGAAGAGGGGATAGTTTTATTGGGCGAATGTCAGAATCTAGATTCTATCCTGGGTGGGCATAAAGAAATATTTCCAGACCAAGCTTATGTAGACAGGATTTTTTATGAAAATGCATTGTCGGTAAATAGTAATGAAGATGTTGGGGAAGCAGCGGTTAAAGAGTATGCTGATTCTGAAAAACGGATTTCTTCATTTCAGGGGTTTTCTGATACTCAAGGATGGGGTGGGCATTTACCCAATGCTCAGGACATGGCAGAAGCAGGGCTATTTTATACAGGGGTGGGGGATTTTGCCCGATGCTTTGAGTGTGGTGTTTGTCTGTTTAAATGGAGCCCCAGCGATAATCCAGTGAAAAAACATGCTTGCTATTACCCTGCTTGCTCTTTCCTTAAGACATTCAGTCAAAATTCTGGACAGCAGCGGGATTACGCAGATGGTTTACAGCAGTTTCATGCGTTGCAGAATAAATACTTGAAGATAAAAAGCATAGAGGTGGAGCAGCGGGAATTGAGTAAGCAAATGGAAGATAGGAAGAGAGAGATGGAACGTAAGCAGATGGAGCTAAAGGAGCAGATGGAAGCTGCACAGAGAGAGATGGAACGTAAGCAGATGGAGCTAAAGGAGCAGATGGAAGCTGCACAGAGAGAGATGGAACGTAAGCAGCTGGAGCTAAAGGAGCAGATGGAAGTGGAAGGTAAACAGATGGAACTATAGAGGTATGTGAACGCTTTGCTAAGGGAGTGGAGTCAGAAGATTGAAGCTCTTGAGGCTAAAAAAAAAAGGGGTATCAGAGAACCCTTGATCTTGTAAATTCAGCGAGCTGCGCACTGAGCAGCCCGCTGGATGCGTTTGATGCAAAAGAGGGATGTTAGTCCGTATAACGCTCCAGCACCAGGCAGGCATTGGTACCGCCAAAGCCAAAGCTGTTAGACATTACCCGGTTCAGCTTCTGATCCCGAGCCTCACCCGTCAGAATAGGCATGCCTTCTGCTGCTGGATCAAGGTTTTCAATATGAGCAGATGCAGCAATAAAATCGTGCTTCATCATCAGCAGGCAGTAGATGGTTTCCTGGACACCAGCGGCTCCCAGTGAGTGACCTGAGAGTGACTTGGTAGAGCTGATGGTGGGAATGTTATCGCCAAAGACATCGCGGATGGCTTTCAGCTCGGCAACATCGCCTACAGGGGTGCTGGTACCGTGGGCATTGATATAGTCAACCGGTCCGTCAATGGTTGAGAGGGCAATATTCATGCAGCGGGAGGCACCCTCACCGGATGGTGCAACCATATCGTAACCATCGGAAGTGGCACCGTATCCGGTAATTTCCGCATAAATCTTGGCACCCCGGGCTTTGGCATGCTCCAGTTCTTCCAGAACAATCATGCCGCCACCGCCAGCGATAACAAAACCATCCCGTGTAGCATCATAAGCCCTGGAGGCTGTTTCCGGGGTGTCGTTATACTTGCTGGTCAATGCTCCCATAGCATCGAACAGGCCGGTCTGGGTCCAGTGCTCTTCTTCTCCGCCCCCGGCAAAGACAATATCCTGCTTGCCTAGCTGGATCTGTTCCATTGCGTTACCAATGCAGTGGGCGCTGGTGGCACAGGCAGAGGTGATGGAATAGTTAACGCCCTTGATTTTGAAGGGGGTAGCCAGGCAGGCAGATACCGTACTGCCCATGGTGCGGGGAACCCGGTAAGGGCCTACTCTTTTTACGCCTTTCTCCCGCATGATATCAGCGGCTTCAACAATATTGGCAGAGGATGCGCCACCTGAGGCGGCAATCAGTCCGGTACGTTCGTTGGAAACCAGTTCGGGAGGTAAGCCGGCATCTTCAATGGCCTGCTGCATGGCGATATAGGCGTAGGCAGCGGCATCACCCATGAAGCGAACGGTTTTGCGATCAATGTACTCGCTGAAATCAATGTCAACGGTACCGGATACCTGGCTTCGAAAACTCTGTTCCTGGTAGCTTTCATTAAAACGGATACCAGAACGTCCATGCTTGAGTGCGTCTGTGACGCTATCCTGGGTAATGCCCAGGCAGGATGTAATGCCAATCCCTGTAACTACAACACGTTTCATTTCTTAAAGACCTAAGTTAGACGGAATGAATCAGAAGGAGTCAGTGCTTTGGAATAGCCCGACCCGAAGACCTTCGGCGGTATAAATTTCCCGGCCGTCCACACTGAGTGAACCGTCTGCTATACCAAGGCACAGCTTGCGGGAAATAACACGCTTGATGTTTATGTGATAAGTCACTTTTTTGTGGGTGGGCAGAATCTGACCCGTAAATTTCACATCGCCACTACCCAGGGCACGGCCTCGCCCCGGGTTACCTTTCCAGCCAAGGAAAAAACCAACCAGTTGCCACATGGCATCCAGGCCAAGGCAGCCAGGCATGACCGGGTCACCAGGGAAGTGGCAGGAGAAAAACCAGAGATCCGGATTAATATCCAGCTCTGCGATGATTTCTCCCTTGCCGTATGTTCCACCTTCATCTGATATATGGATGATGCGATCCATCATTAGCATGTTCGGTGCAGGCAGCTGGGCATTGCCAGCGCCAAACAGTTCACCGTGAGCACATCGGAGCAAGTCATCTTTATCGAAGGATTGTTGCTTCATTCGTACGTTATTTCCTAGGAGCCTAAAGCTGAAAGCCCTATTTATCAGGATTTAACCAGCTTTTGCAATTGTTGGTGGGAAATCATTACTGACGTTCCGTGCGGGCACTATACCACTGGTTGTTCTGTGTTATAGAGGCGCTACCTGATTTGTAACAAAAAGACAACATTAAAATACCAGCGAGTAATATTCTCTGGAATGGCTGCTCTCACGGGCAGACTGGGTTATCATTCAGGTCACTTGGGGTATTTACTTATGTGTAAATGATCAATGTGCCGGAATCAATCGACGTGGAAATATGACTATGACGCCCACCACATCTTGCGAAAAGTATACCATAGCTGTGCTCGGTGGAGGCAGTTTTGGCACGGCGTTATCCGATATTTCAGCCACTAATGGCCATGATGTCAGGCTTTGGGTGCGCAGTGCCGAGCAGGCTAAGGGGATTAACCGGGATCATATAAACCACCGTTATCTGCCAGAGCTGGCGGTTAATCCATCGGTAGTGGCTACCACCCGTCTTGAAGAGGCAACCGATAATGCGGATATCGTTTTTATTGCCATTCCCAGTCAGTCATTCAGGGAGGTTGTAAAAAAAGCGACACCCTGGCTTAAAAGTAAAATAATTATTAGTACCACCAAAGGGATTGAGCCACAGACCTTTGATTTGATGAGCCAGATTTTACAGGAAGAGGTGGTATCTCCCAGGGTAGGCGTGTTGAGTGGTCCGAACCTGGCCAAGGAAATTGTTGCCAAGGCTGTGACAGCCACGGTGATCGCCAGTGAAGATGAAAATTTGTGCAAAATTATTCAGCAGGTGCTTCACTGTGATTATTTCAGGGTTTACTCCAACCGTGATGTTTATGGTGTTGAGCTGGCCGGGGCATTAAAAAATATCTATGCCATTGTTTCAGGTATCGGCGTGGCCATGGGGATGGGAGAAAACACCAAGAGTATGCTGATTACCCGGAGTCTCGCCGAGATGAGTCGTTTTGCGGTAAAGATGGGAGCAAACCCTCTGACTTTTCTGGGGCTGGCTGGTGTGGGGGATCTGATTGCAACCTGCACTTCCAGCCTGAGCCGCAATTATCGGGTGGGTTATGCCCTGGGTCAGGGATACACCCTGAAAGAAGCCGAGAGTCAGCTGGGGCAGGTGGCAGAAGGTGTGAATACCCTGAAGCAGGTTCAGCAAAAGGCACAGGAGCTGGAGGTTTATATGCCCCTGGTGAACGGTTTGTACAGTATTATTTTTGAAGGCAAGGACATCCATACACTGGTGAAAGGAATGATGCAGAGAGAGCAGAAAACCGATGTGGAGTTTATGGTTCCGCACCAGTAGACTTGATACACGGTGAATTAAGGTTGCGAATAGAAAATAAAGACGTAGTATGTAAGCCAAAAAATGCACTTGATGGTTCAAGTTTGGGAGGCTAGCAGAGATGGATGATAAAGTAATCGACAACCTAAAGTCTGAGTCCCGCTGGCTCCGGCTTTTATTTATGGTTCTTTTCTACATGGCAGCCTATATAACCGGGTTCTTGATTCTGGTGGTGGTGGCTGTTCAGGTGATACATGATTTTATCAAGGGTCGGCCTAACGAGCGCCTGCTGGAATTTACTGCCAGCCTGAACCGGTATTTCTATCAGGTTATTCAATACATTAGTTTTAATAGTGAAAGTAAACCCTACCCGTTCAGTGATTGGCCAAAAGGCACCACTGGACACGGGGAGCCGTCACAGCAGGTAAAAGACCAGGAATGAAACTGATTATTATGCGCCACGGTCAGGCCGGGTTAAATGCGCCTTCTGATGCTGAAAGGCCGCTGACCGAGCAGGGCAGACAGCAGGCCGCCAGCACGGCAAAAAAATTACAGCACCTCTGTCCTGCTACAAGGGTGC encodes:
- a CDS encoding L-serine ammonia-lyase — protein: MLSIFDIFKTGIGPSSSHTVGPMWAGHRFLNELREKGILSTIKSVRVGLYGSLALTGIGHGTDKATLLGLAGHRPDTIDPDDADRIFEEIKQQKKLKLAGEHTIDFDYDSQLIFHNGETLPEHPNGMRIFAADANGIVVYYKSYLSIGGGFVVCADEFNTTDNAGESKKEPEAIPYPFKNAEELVALCKKHQLTIAQLTIENEKARHNGDLDLVYKKIDAIWDVMHSCIERGLRMEGELPMSGIKRRSASMHQTLMSSPEAMLSDHFAIMDWVTLFAMAVNEENACGGRVVTAPTNGAAGVIPAVLAYYTRFISRNNTQGIRNFIATAAAIGSLIKMNASISGAEAGCQAEVGSACAMAAAGLAAVQGASIDQVENAAEIGMEHHLGMTCDPIAGLVQVPCIERNGMAAIKAINASRLAMRGDGNHVVSLDSCIETMYRTGLDLQSKYRETSLGGLAIYAKEYVSEMV
- a CDS encoding HAAAP family serine/threonine permease, with protein sequence MSQNIAQAIPQGGTTETTWQKRDTQWMLTLFGTAVGAGVLFLPINAGLGGIWPLIAMTLLIGPMTFLAHRGLTRFCLSSSHANADITDTVTEHFGHKAGSLITLGYFLAIFPILMIYGIGITNTVSSLLVNQLGMEAAPSRALLSFVLVGGLVGVMVCGQQVVLKVCSSIVYPLIAVLVGTSLYLIPQWNMAQFDVAPTAPEFIRTIFLTIPVLVFAFNHSPAISSFSSAYRKELGNNAEPQASRTLKRTTMLLVGFTMLFVYSCVLTLSPAELQAAKAANLPILSVFAERTDNAIFGWLAQIVALVAITSSFFGHYMGTSEGLNGLIIKQIKNKNPNAKINLKKLNSITMVFITLSVWAAAYFNISVMGMIESMVAPVIASILFIMPVYAVKRVPAMKKYQSAANIFTLIMGAIAITGFIASQLL
- the fabB gene encoding beta-ketoacyl-ACP synthase I — its product is MKRVVVTGIGITSCLGITQDSVTDALKHGRSGIRFNESYQEQSFRSQVSGTVDIDFSEYIDRKTVRFMGDAAAYAYIAMQQAIEDAGLPPELVSNERTGLIAASGGASSANIVEAADIMREKGVKRVGPYRVPRTMGSTVSACLATPFKIKGVNYSITSACATSAHCIGNAMEQIQLGKQDIVFAGGGEEEHWTQTGLFDAMGALTSKYNDTPETASRAYDATRDGFVIAGGGGMIVLEELEHAKARGAKIYAEITGYGATSDGYDMVAPSGEGASRCMNIALSTIDGPVDYINAHGTSTPVGDVAELKAIRDVFGDNIPTISSTKSLSGHSLGAAGVQETIYCLLMMKHDFIAASAHIENLDPAAEGMPILTGEARDQKLNRVMSNSFGFGGTNACLVLERYTD
- the fabA gene encoding 3-hydroxyacyl-[acyl-carrier-protein] dehydratase FabA yields the protein MKQQSFDKDDLLRCAHGELFGAGNAQLPAPNMLMMDRIIHISDEGGTYGKGEIIAELDINPDLWFFSCHFPGDPVMPGCLGLDAMWQLVGFFLGWKGNPGRGRALGSGDVKFTGQILPTHKKVTYHINIKRVISRKLCLGIADGSLSVDGREIYTAEGLRVGLFQSTDSF
- a CDS encoding NAD(P)H-dependent glycerol-3-phosphate dehydrogenase, giving the protein MTMTPTTSCEKYTIAVLGGGSFGTALSDISATNGHDVRLWVRSAEQAKGINRDHINHRYLPELAVNPSVVATTRLEEATDNADIVFIAIPSQSFREVVKKATPWLKSKIIISTTKGIEPQTFDLMSQILQEEVVSPRVGVLSGPNLAKEIVAKAVTATVIASEDENLCKIIQQVLHCDYFRVYSNRDVYGVELAGALKNIYAIVSGIGVAMGMGENTKSMLITRSLAEMSRFAVKMGANPLTFLGLAGVGDLIATCTSSLSRNYRVGYALGQGYTLKEAESQLGQVAEGVNTLKQVQQKAQELEVYMPLVNGLYSIIFEGKDIHTLVKGMMQREQKTDVEFMVPHQ
- a CDS encoding DUF4389 domain-containing protein translates to MDDKVIDNLKSESRWLRLLFMVLFYMAAYITGFLILVVVAVQVIHDFIKGRPNERLLEFTASLNRYFYQVIQYISFNSESKPYPFSDWPKGTTGHGEPSQQVKDQE